One Aquarana catesbeiana isolate 2022-GZ linkage group LG06, ASM4218655v1, whole genome shotgun sequence genomic region harbors:
- the LOC141147528 gene encoding olfactory receptor 5AR1-like, which translates to MENQTELNEFFLSGLADLPALHLPFFLFFLLIYLLTFIWNFLIISLIVTNSHLHVPMYFFLGNLAGLDLCYSTLTIPRMLFDLHIKRRNISITACMTQVFFFVSFVTCEILLLTAMSYDRYTAICQPLHYIQIMSWKVCVQLVSIAWCLSFTNSLFHTLYAFKLKFCGSDIIESFFCDLPQLFQISCSDIFINILLIFLLGGIIAVGSLILTILSYVYIFKAVLKIQGRGKRSKVFSTCTPHLTVMFIYYGSLMFNYFGLSPDRHISGNKVVSIFYTTIIPLLNPLIYSLRNQDFLKAFQIVFKNNFPLK; encoded by the coding sequence ATGGAAAATCAGACAGAACTGAATGAATTCTTTCTTTCTGGACTGGCTGACCTCCCAGCTCTTCATCTAcccttctttttgtttttccttctcATCTACCTTCTGACATTCATCTGGAATTTTCTGATCATCTCACTCATAGTCACCAACTCTCACCTCCATGTTCCTATGTATTTCTTTCTGGGGAACCTGGCCGGTTTGGACCTCTGTTATTCCACATTAACCATTCCACGAATGTTATTTGACCTTCACATTAAGAGAAGAAACATTTCCATTACAGCTTGTATGACCCAGGTCTTCTTCTTTGTATCCTTTGTCACTTGTGAGATTCTTTTGTTGACTGCCATGTCCTATGATCGATATACCGCCATTTGTCAGCCATTACATTACATACAGATCATGAGTTGGAAAGTGTGTGTACAGCTGGTGTCCATTGCGTGGTGTCTCAGCTTTACCAATTCTTTATTTCACACACTTTATGCCTTCAAATTAAAATTTTGTGGATCAGATATTATAGAAAGCTTCTTCTGTGACCTTCCTCAATTGTTTCAGATCTCCTGCAGTGACATCTTCATTAACATTCTGCTCATCTTTCTCTTGGGTGGCATCATTGCAGTTGGATCTCTAATACTGACCATCCTGTCCTATGTCTATATATTTAAAGCTGTTCTTAAAATTCAAGGTCGGGGAAAAAGGAGTAAAGTTTTCTCTACTTGTACGCCTCACCTGACAGTGATGTTTATATATTATGGATCTCTTATGTTTAATTATTTTGGCTTGAGTCCTGATCGCCATATTTCTGGTAACAAAGTGGTGTCCATCTTTTATACGACGATCATTCCTCTCCTTAATCCTCTCATTTACAGTCTGAGGAACCAGgattttttaaaagcctttcaaATTGTTTTCAAGAACAACTTCCCGTTAAAATAG